CTGGCGAACCCGTCGTGCAACGAACGGGGCGATGAGTGCTTTCGCGGCGGTGCTGCGGCGGGATTTACTATTGGCCATGCGCCGCCGGGCGGATGTGCTGACGACGTTTTTTTTCTTCGTTATCGTGGTGAGTTTGTTTCCACTTGGCGTCGGGCCAGAGCCCAATACCTTGAGAACCATCGCCCCGGGGGTGATATGGGTGGCGGCGTTGCTCGCGTCCATGCTGTCCTTGGGCCGTTTATTCATGGCGGATTACGCCGATGGGACGCTGGAGCAAATTCTATTGACGCCGGCGCCGCTGGCGCTATTGGTGCTGGCCAAGGTGCTGGCTCATTGGTTAGTCGCGGAACTTCCTCTGGTATTGATAGCCCCAATGCTCGGGTTACAGTTCGATTTGCCCAGTGACGTGCTGTGGGTGCTGATGGGTTCGCTACTGTTGGGCACGCCTGCGTTGAGCTTGTTGGGCGCCATCGGGGCGGCCCTCACTTTGGGGGTGCGTGGTGCGGGAGCATTGCTATCCTTGCTGGTGTTGCCGTTATGCATTCCAGTGCTCATTTTCGGTGCGGGCGCGGCCACCGCGGTGGCCGCGGGGCAGAGCGCGCAGCCCCATCTTTCTTTTTTGGCGGGCTTTCTTTTGATTAGTTTGGTCCTCGCACCTCTGGGCGTATCGGCGGCCTTAAGGATCGCGGTGGAATAATGCACCGGCTCGTGATTCATGGACATCGTTGAACAACATCGTAGCGGATGGATCTGGCGTTATGCATCGCCTCGCAATTTCTATGTCCTGGCGGGGAAGATGGCACCGGCGTTGTTCGCGCTGGCGCTCCTCCTCGGGGGGGCCGGCTTGTACGTTGGATTTTTCGTGGCACCCACGGATTTTCAGCAAGGCGAGTCCTATCGCATCATTTTCATCCACGTGCCCGCGGCCTGGATGTCGATGTTCATCTATCTGGTCATGGCCTTCTG
The Betaproteobacteria bacterium genome window above contains:
- the ccmB gene encoding heme exporter protein CcmB, with product MSAFAAVLRRDLLLAMRRRADVLTTFFFFVIVVSLFPLGVGPEPNTLRTIAPGVIWVAALLASMLSLGRLFMADYADGTLEQILLTPAPLALLVLAKVLAHWLVAELPLVLIAPMLGLQFDLPSDVLWVLMGSLLLGTPALSLLGAIGAALTLGVRGAGALLSLLVLPLCIPVLIFGAGAATAVAAGQSAQPHLSFLAGFLLISLVLAPLGVSAALRIAVE